One Helianthus annuus cultivar XRQ/B chromosome 7, HanXRQr2.0-SUNRISE, whole genome shotgun sequence genomic region harbors:
- the LOC110868335 gene encoding aquaporin PIP2-4, protein MGKDVEVGGHEYGAKDYQDPPPAALFDAEELTKWSFYRAIIAEFIATLLFLYITVLTVIGYKSQTDPAHSPDQCGGVGILGIAWAFGGMIFVLVYCTAGISGGHINPAVTFGLFLARKVTLPRAFMYIVAQCLGAVCGCGLVKAFQKTYYNTYGGGANELADGYSKGTGLGAEIIGTFVLVYTVFSATDPKRNARDSHVPVLAPLPIGFAVFMVHLATIPITGTGINPARSFGAAVMYGKDKAWDDQWLFWVGPMIGAAVAAFYHQYVLRAGAVKALGSFRSNA, encoded by the exons ATGGGCAAAGACGTTGAGGTTGGAGGTCATGAGTATGGTGCAAAAGATTACCAAGACCCTCCACCGGCTGCCCTCTTCGACGCGGAAGAGCTCACCAAGTGGTCTTTTTACCGAGCCATCATTGCCGAGTTCATTGCTACCCTCCTCTTCCTTTATATCACTGTCTTGACTGTCATCGGCTACAAGTCCCAAACCGACCCCGCCCATAGCCCAGACCAATGCGGCGGTGTTGGCATTCTCGGCATCGCCTGGGCCTTCGGTGGCATGATCTTTGTTCTCGTCTATTGCACTGCCGGCATTTCAG GAGGGCACATTAACCCTGCGGTGACATTTGGGCTGTTTTTGGCTAGAAAGGTGACACTCCCGAGGGCGTTCATGTACATTGTGGCTCAATGCTTGGGTGCCGTATGTGGTTGCGGTCTGGTTAAAGCTTTCCAAAAGACTTACTACAATACTTATGGCGGTGGTGCCAATGAGCTCGCAGATGGCTACAGCAAAGGCACCGGCTTGGGTGCTGAAATCATTGGCACATTTGTCCTCGTTTACACCGTCTTCTCCGCCACTGATCCCAAGAGAAATGCACGAGATTCCCATGTCCCT GTATTGGCACCTCTCCCTATCGGATTTGCTGTATTCATGGTTCACTTGGCCACCATCCCAATCACCGGCACTGGAATCAACCCTGCCCGTAGTTTCGGTGCCGCTGTCATGTACGGAAAAGACAAAGCCTGGGATGATCAA TGGTTATTCTGGGTGGGACCGATGATTGGAGCCGCGGTAGCCGCCTTCTACCACCAGTATGTATTGAGAGCAGGTGCAGTCAAAGCTCTTGGATCTTTCAGGAGCAATGCCTAA